From a region of the Ovis aries strain OAR_USU_Benz2616 breed Rambouillet chromosome 2, ARS-UI_Ramb_v3.0, whole genome shotgun sequence genome:
- the PALLD gene encoding palladin isoform X8 codes for MASDEEIQGSKDAVIQDLERKLRFKEDLLNNGQPRLTYEERMARRLLGADSATVFNVQEPEEEAANQDPWPSRASVESPLDGQKEYKVSSCEQRLISEIEYRLERSPVEESGDEAPCGDTSVESGVAPFFEVKLKHYKIFEGMPATFTCRVAGDPKPKIYWFKDGKQISPKNDHYSIRSDPSGTCSLHTAASTLEDDGNYTVMAANPQGRVSCTGRLMVQAVNQRGRSPRPPAGHPHSRRPRSRSRDSADEGEPIQERFFRPHFLQAPGDLTVQEGRLCRMDCKVSGLPTPDLTWLLGGKPVRQDSAHKMLVRENGVHSLVIEPVSARDAGIYTCVATNRAGQNSFSLELLVAAKEAHKPPVFLEKLQNTGVADGYPVRLECRVSGAPPPQIFWKKENESLTHSTDRVSMHQDHHGYVCLLIQGATKDDAGWYTVSAKNEAGIVSCTARLDVYTQWQQPPPSAKPKRVRPSASRYAALSDQGLDIRAAFQPEAGPSALALSPGLVESEDL; via the exons ATGGCCTCCGACGAGGAGATCCAGGGCTCCAAGGACGCGGTCATCCAGGACCTGGAACGCAAGCTGCGCTTCAAGGAGGACCTGCTGAACAACGGGCAGCCG AGGTTGACCTATGAAGAAAGGATGGCTCGGCGGCTGCTGGGTGCCGACAGTGCGACTGTCTTCAACGTCCAGGAGCCAGAAGAGGAGGCGGCCAACCAG GACCCCTGGCCATCTCGTGCTTCTGTGGAGAGCCCTCTGGACGGTCAGAAG GAGTACAAGGTCTCCAGCTGTGAGCAGAGGCTCATCAGCGAAATCGAGTACCGGCTGGAGCGGTCCCCCGTGGAGGAGTCAGGGGACGAGGCACCCTGCGGGGACACGTCTGTGGAGAGCGGAGTGGCCCCCTTCTTTGAGGTGAAGCTGAAGCATTACAAGATCTTTGAGGGTATGCCTGCGACGTTCACGTGCAGAGTGGCCGGCGACCCAAAGCCCAAG ATTTACTGGTTTAAGGATGGAAAGCAGATCTCCCCCAAGAACGATCACTACAGCATCCGCAGCGACCCCAGCGGGACCTGCTCCCTGCACACCGCAGCCTCCACGCTGGAGGACGACGGCAATTACACAGTCATGGCCGCAAACCCTCAG GGCCGCGTCAGCTGCACGGGGCGGCTGATGGTCCAGGCCGTGAACCAGAGAGGCCGCAGCCCCCGCCCGCCGGCCGGACACCCTCACAGCAGAAG GCCGCGCTCACGATCCAGGGACAGTGCTGACGAAGGGGAGCCCATCCAGGAGCGCTTCTTCCGCCCGCACTTCCTGCAGGCGCCCGGGGATCTGACCGTGCAGGAAGGCAGGCTCTGCAGGATGGACTGCAAG GTCAGTGGGCTGCCCACGCCCGACCTAACCTGGCTGCTGGGCGGCAAGCCGGTGCGCCAGGACAGTGCCCACAAGATGCTGGTGCGGGAGAACGGCGTGCACTCCCTCGTCATCGAGCCCGTCTCAGCCCGGGACGCCGGCATCTACACGTGCGTGGCCACCAACCGGGCGGGGCAGAACTCCTTCAGCCTGGAGCTCCTGGTCGCAG CTAAGGAAGCGCACAAGCCGCCGGTCTTTCTGGAGAAGCTGCAGAACACGGGCGTGGCGGACGGCTACCCCGTGAGGTTGGAGTGCCGGGTCTCGGGGGCACCCCCACCACAGATATTCTGGAAGAAGGAGAACGAGTCACTGACTCACAGCACGGACCGCGTGAG CATGCACCAGGACCACCACGGCTACGTGTGCCTGCTCATCCAGGGCGCCACGAAGGACGACGCAGGCTGGTACACCGTGTCGGCCAAGAACGAGGCCGGGATTGTGTCCTGCACAGCCCGGCTCGACGTGTACA CCCAGTGGCAGCAGCCACCGCCGAGCGCCAAGCCGAAGCGGGTGCGGCCGTCAGCCAGCCGCTACGCCGCGCTCTCCGACCAGGGCCTGGACATCCGGGCGGCGTTCCAGCCCGAGGCCGGCCCGTCCGCGCTGGCGCTGAGCCCCGGCCTGGTGGAGAGCGAGGACCTGTGA